One genomic window of Arachis stenosperma cultivar V10309 chromosome 10, arast.V10309.gnm1.PFL2, whole genome shotgun sequence includes the following:
- the LOC130956280 gene encoding uncharacterized protein LOC130956280, with translation MDRPRAHSSPHLVSSPSSNNAERPQPQEDCNLEGITTNVRLLLKLIQDHNGASMKENEERKVHRVNGIMSILDEVRSRIQRIQTSTKKKAELRRCNTDLRPTIPTSNDKRQPDLPIDEKERLRRELNASFMARQSLQAMCASLGKEKQIMASELARKAQELAEMEELLVDLKTQNNMLAEKLYACSSEKKSNDAEIEGNIALQERNRALTEQLHKSLDAYRSLKHKYKDAREENQEIHATLEQLKEEVEAGTQRIHGFKEQVIKSHENIFAEEISAIENMLESLGLKISKHDQEKT, from the exons ATGGATCGCCCTCGAGCACATTCATCTCCGCATTTAGTTTCTTCACCATCATCAAATAACGCTGAAAGGCCACAACCACAAGAAGATTGCAATTTAGAAG GCATTACCACAAATGTTAGATTGCTGCTGAAACTAATTCAAGATCATAATGGAGCAAGCATGAAAGAGAACGAAGAGAGAAAGGTCCACAGGGTGAATGGGATCATGTCCATTTTAGATGAGGTTAGGTCCAGGATTCAAAGAATCCAAACATCTACCAAGAAAAAAGCAGAACTTAGAAGGTGTAACACAGATCTCAGGCCTACAATTCCAACTTCCAATGATAAAAGGCAGCCTGATTTGCCAATAGATGAGAAGGAGAGGCTAAGGAGGGAGCTTAATGCGAGCTTCATGGCGCGACAGAGCCTTCAAGCCATGTGTGCGAGTTTGGGGAAAGAAAAGCAGATTATGGCTTCAGAACTTGCAAGAAAGGCTCAAGAGTTGGCAGAAATGGAAGAGCTCTTGGTTGATCTCAAGACACAAAATAACATGTTGGCAGAGAAGCTGTATGCTTGCAGCTCAGAAAAGAAGAGCAACGATGCGGAAATTGAAGGCAACATAGCATTGCAGGAGCGAAACAGGGCACTTACAGAACAACTCCACAAGTCTCTTGATGCATATCGATCTTTGAAGCACAAGTACAAAGATGCACGAGAGGAAAACCAAGAAATCCATGCCACATTGGAACAATTGAAGGAGGAAGTTGAAGCAGGCACTCAAAGGATACATGGCTTCAAGGAACAAGTCATAAAGAGTCATGAAAACATATTTGCAGAGGAGATTTCCGCTATAGAGAACATGCTTGAATCTCTTGGCCTCAAAATCTCAAAACATGATCAGGAGAAAACTTAA
- the LOC130954389 gene encoding putative F-box/LRR-repeat protein 23, translated as MEASSSSCPNQPPPLPSSPEDEQRNWLDLPRDVVSAIFVKVGTIEVLRNVQRVCSLWRNVSRDPLIWRTIDMHALGDLTDSDDILDAMCRRAIDHSSGQLTDITIEEFATDALLKYIVDSTSHLRRLCLIRCYSITDEGLCVVAEKLSRLEELDISISNLSKDPLETIGRSCPHLRTLKFNIEGYKSPHIECNEDAFAIAETMPALRHLQLFGNKLTNDGLLSILDGCPNLESLDLRQCFNVNLIGNLERRCAEQIKDLRRPYDPIDDYPFEAEDDYGSFDEDYPSGISDIDILSDYEYDFYEFSGGSLSEFSDYDYNDDY; from the exons ATGGAAGCATCGTCATCATCGTGCCCGAACCAACCACCACCACTGCCGTCTTCGCCAGAGGATGAGCAGCGGAACTGGCTGGATCTGCCGCGAGACGTGGTGTCGGCGATATTCGTGAAGGTTGGTACGATCGAGGTGCTGAGAAACGTTCAGAGAGTTTGCTCGCTGTGGCGCAATGTCTCCAGGGACCCTCTCATCTGGCGCACCATCGACATGCACGCACTCGGTGACCTCACCGACTCCGATGACATCCTTGACGCCATGTGCCGCCGTGCAATCGACCACAGCTCCGGCCAATTAACCGACATCACCATCGAAGAATTCGCCACTGACGCTCTTCTCAAGTACATCGTCGATTC TACAAGTCATCTACGACGTCTATGCCTTATACGATGCTATAGTATAACAGATGAGGGATTGTGTGTAGTTGCAGAAAAGCTATCTCGGTTGGAAGAACTTGACATATCAATCAGCAACTTATCCAAGGATCCTCTAGAAACTATTGGCCGGAGTTGCCCTCACTTAAGAACATTGAAATTTAATATAGAAGGTTACAAAAGTCCACACATTGAGTGCAATGAGGATGCATTTGCCATTGCGGAAACAATGCCTGCATTACGCCATCTACAGCTTTTTGGGAACAAGTTGACCAATGATGGCTTGCTTTCCATTCTTGATGGGTGTCCCAATCTTGAATCTCTTGACTTACGCCAGTGTTTCAATGTCAATTTAATAGGAAATTTGGAGAGGAGATGTGCTGAACAGATCAAAGATCTACGGCGTCCATATGATCCCATTGATGACTACCCATTTGAAGCGGAAGATGACTATGGATCATTTGATGAAGACTATCCATCTGGGATATCAGACATTGACATATTGTCTGATTATGAGTATGACTTTTATGAATTCTCAGGTGGGAGTCTGAGTGAATTTTCTGATTATGATTACAATGATGATTATTAA
- the LOC130954388 gene encoding cytochrome b561, DM13 and DOMON domain-containing protein At5g54830, whose protein sequence is MLRESTISLFLFFFLCCHADPECTRVSPLVDLEFDFKMVQHQLRGRIKVLDDCSFRVSQFDMLSGSDVHWWGALAPDLDNLTNGFVISDHRLNQTFANSTFVVRLLNNVTWSMIQVLAVWDRPTGSDFGHIVLEELANVTEASPAPAPAGGDGKGKGEVRIHTEPTMFENCKVLSDNFRLRWSLNVGEDSIEIGLEAATGIMNYMAFGWANPNNTGSELMVGADVAVAGFKEDGLPFVDDFFITKYSECVTDSNGSSEGVCPDSIYVGPDRVGLVNNTELIFGQRKDGVTFVRYRRPLSKVDGKYDHPVDPLANMTVIWAMGKIRPPDTLQHHYLPQNHGGLPSQNFGHLVLNVSEHVNDCHGPLDAEDKEDQDVIIADGKVPLVVSTGPALHYPNPPNPERVLYINKKESPVLRVERGVPVTFSIQAGHDVAFYVTSDPIGGNATVRNLTETIYAGGPEAHGVVASPKELVWAPNRNTPDKLYYHSLFEPKMGWRVEVVDGGLSDMYNNSVLLDDQQVTFFWTLSKDSSIFIAARGEKKSGYLAIGFGSGMVNTYAYVGWIDDNGLGRVDTYWIDGKDAKSIHHTHENLTYVRCRTENGIITLEFTRPLDPSCDRSIRPECSNIIDPTTPLKVVWAMGARWSNENLSNMNMHSVTSSRAINVLLMRGSAEAEQDLLPVLAVHGFMMFLAWGMLLPGGILAARYLKHLKGDGWYKIHVYLQYSGLVIVLLALLFAVAELRGFYVTSPHVKFGIAAIFFACIQPVNACLRPPKPNNGEHPSLKRVIWEYFHIIVGRTAFVLGLAALFSGMKHLEERYGEENANGLILAMVVWFVLGAFIVFYLEYRERQRVRGRIFGRSNWVLGNAEEDDSLDLLSPSRAHAEKESQTSATMEVQLEPLNR, encoded by the coding sequence ATGCTTCGCGAatccaccatctccctcttcctcttcttcttcttatgcTGTCATGCGGATCCGGAGTGCACGCGGGTCAGCCCGCTCGTCGATTTGGAGTTCGACTTCAAGATGGTTCAGCACCAGCTCAGAGGCCGCATCAAGGTCCTCGACGATTGCTCCTTTAGGGTTTCACAATTTGACATGCTCTCCGGCTCCGACGTTCATTGGTGGGGCGCCCTCGCCCCTGATCTTGATAACCTCACCAACGGATTCGTCATTTCCGATCACCGCTTGAACCAAACTTTCGCCAATTCCACCTTCGTTGTGCGCTTGCTCAACAACGTTACCTGGAGCATGATCCAGGTCCTTGCAGTTTGGGATCGCCCTACCGGCTCCGATTTTGGCCACATCGTCCTCGAAGAGTTAGCCAATGTCACTGAGGCATCTCCCGCACCCGCTCCGGCCGGCGGGGACGGGAAAGGAAAAGGTGAGGTTCGTATTCACACTGAGCCGACAATGTTTGAGAATTGCAAGGTTTTGTCTGATAATTTTAGGCTAAGGtggagtttgaatgtgggggagGATTCCATTGAGATTGGTCTCGAAGCTGCAACTGGGATCATGAATTACATGGCTTTTGGCTGGGCAAACCCTAATAACACTGGGTCTGAGCTCATGGTTGGTGCTGATGTTGCTGTTGCAGGGTTTAAGGAGGACGGGTTGCCATTTGTGGATGATTTCTTCATCACCAAGTATAGTGAGTGTGTCACAGATAGCAATGGATCTTCAGAAGGGGTTTGCCCCGATTCGATCTATGTTGGTCCTGATAGAGTTGGTTTGGTGAATAATACTGAGTTGATTTTTGGGCAGAGGAAAGATGGAGTCACATTTGTTAGATATAGGAGGCCATTGAGTAAGGTTGATGGGAAGTATGATCACCCTGTGGATCCTTTGGCTAACATGACGGTTATCTGGGCAATGGGCAAGATTAGGCCTCCTGATACCCTTCAGCATCACTATCTTCCTCAGAATCATGGCGGTCTTCCATCTCAGAATTTCGGGCATTTGGTTCTGAATGTTTCTGAGCATGTGAATGATTGTCATGGTCCCCTGGATGCTGAGGATAAAGAGGATCAAGATGTCATCATTGCTGATGGTAAGGTTCCGTTGGTTGTTTCGACTGGTCCAGCACTGCATTATCCAAATCCGCCAAATCCGGAGAGGGTTCTTTACATCAACAAAAAGGAATCTCCTGTGTTGAGGGTGGAAAGAGGGGTGCCTGTCACGTTTTCCATACAAGCCGGGCATGACGTTGCATTTTATGTTACTTCTGATCCAATCGGTGGAAATGCTACTGTGAGGAATCTAACTGAGACAATTTATGCTGGAGGTCCTGAGGCTCATGGAGTTGTAGCCAGTCCTAAGGAGTTAGTTTGGGCACCTAACAGGAACACTCCCGACAAGTTATACTATCATTCATTGTTTGAGCCGAAAATGGGTTGGAGAGTTGAGGTTGTTGATGGGGGTCTGTCTGACATGTATAATAATAGTGTTCTTCTTGATGATCAGCAGGTTACTTTCTTCTGGACATTGTCAAAGGATTCCTCCATATTTATTGCTGCTCGTGGTGAGAAAAAGAGTGGTTATCTTGCAATAGGATTTGGAAGTGGAATGGTAAACACTTATGCTTATGTAGGCTGGATAGATGATAATGGTCTAGGTCGAGTTGACACTTACTGGATTGATGGAAAGGATGCTAAAAGTATACATCATACGCATGAGAATTTGACATATGTGAGATGCAGAACAGAAAATGGTATTATTACCTTGGAATTTACACGTCCACTGGACCCATCATGTGATAGGAGCATTAGGCCAGAATGTAGCAATATTATTGATCCCACAACTCCACTTAAAGTTGTTTGGGCAATGGGAGCTAGATGGAGTAATGAAAATCTTAGTAACATGAATATGCATTCAGTCACGAGTAGTAGGGCTATTAATGTACTGCTGATGCGTGGCTCGGCAGAAGCAGAGCAGGATTTACTTCCAGTTTTGGCTGTGCATGGCTTTATGATGTTTCTGGCATGGGGTATGTTGCTTCCTGGAGGTATATTGGCAGCTAGATACTTGAAACATCTTAAGGGTGATGGCTGGTACAAGATTCATGTTTACTTGCAATACTCAGGATTagtaattgttctacttgcccTTCTTTTTGCTGTTGCTGAGCTTCGGGGTTTTTATGTCACCTCACCACATGTTAAATTTGGAATTGCTGCAATATTTTTTGCTTGTATACAACCAGTGAATGCATGCCTACGGCCTCCAAAACCAAATAATGGGGAGCATCCATCTTTGAAAAGGGTTATTTGGGAATACTTTCACATTATTGTTGGCAGAACTGCTTTTGTTTTAGGCCTTGCAGCACTTTTTAGTGGCATGAAGCATTTGGAAGAAAGATATGGTGAGGAAAATGCCAACGGACTCATTTTGGCAATGGTGGTTTGGTTCGTACTCGGTGCATTCATTGTGTTTTATTTGGAATACCGTGAGAGGCAGCGAGTAAGGGGCCGGATATTTGGAAGAAGCAATTGGGTGCTTGGTAATGCCGAGGAAGATGATTCCCTTGATCTATTGAGCCCATCCAGGGCACATGCAGAGAAAGAGTCACAAACCTCTGCAACAATGGAAGTCCAGCTAGAACCTTTGAACAGATAG